A part of Silvimonas soli genomic DNA contains:
- a CDS encoding DUF3108 domain-containing protein: MAIPYWKRRFLALIAHVARTANPYLFANTMKPMNFRSLLIACLCAFPAMMVGAATPGASAPAEASSIVAVSQQAAVNPAQLDAATAKAIKAFPQNVGITYVYRGLPIPARLKWESGNGRYSLTIGAALFGRTRAFSSEGRIGKNGLEPEHFTDTRDGKLENEAVFDWSSHQLTLHDGDKTSVNELHAGDQDLFSAAFQFALQGVHSRNFTFSMISGRKVYKNVAFAVIEEKTWRLSGQPVDVVLLRGTFEDRVFDFWLAPQWSNLPVRMVLNMGKDAPLDLWATQIDIDGTAVLQPPTADPGSRPKSSGN; the protein is encoded by the coding sequence ATGGCAATACCGTACTGGAAGCGCCGATTCCTGGCCTTGATCGCCCACGTGGCCCGCACGGCTAACCCTTATCTGTTCGCCAACACCATGAAGCCTATGAACTTTCGCTCGTTGTTAATTGCCTGCTTGTGTGCTTTTCCTGCCATGATGGTCGGCGCAGCCACGCCCGGCGCTTCGGCACCAGCCGAGGCATCGAGTATCGTTGCGGTCAGCCAGCAAGCTGCTGTTAATCCGGCGCAGCTGGATGCGGCTACAGCAAAGGCAATCAAGGCTTTTCCGCAGAACGTAGGCATCACTTATGTCTATCGTGGTTTACCCATTCCGGCGCGTCTGAAGTGGGAATCGGGCAATGGCCGTTATTCGTTGACGATTGGCGCCGCGTTGTTCGGGCGCACGCGGGCCTTCAGCAGCGAAGGACGCATTGGCAAAAATGGTCTGGAGCCAGAGCATTTTACCGACACCCGCGACGGCAAGCTAGAAAACGAAGCGGTATTTGATTGGTCCAGCCATCAGTTAACGCTGCATGATGGCGACAAAACCTCGGTCAATGAATTGCATGCGGGCGATCAGGATTTGTTCTCCGCCGCCTTCCAGTTTGCCTTGCAGGGCGTGCATAGCAGAAATTTCACTTTCTCCATGATCAGCGGTCGCAAGGTCTACAAAAATGTGGCCTTTGCAGTCATAGAAGAAAAAACATGGCGCTTGTCTGGCCAACCCGTTGATGTAGTTTTGCTGCGCGGCACCTTCGAAGATCGGGTATTTGATTTCTGGCTGGCCCCGCAATGGTCTAACCTGCCAGTAAGGATGGTGCTCAATATGGGCAAAGACGCGCCGCTGGATCTTTGGGCCACGCAAATCGACATTGATGGCACGGCGGTACTGCAACCACCCACCGCTGATCCGGGCTCTCGACCCAAATCATCGGGCAATTAA
- a CDS encoding RsmB/NOP family class I SAM-dependent RNA methyltransferase, which translates to MLLTTIQFNAVLDALEQILPFTAPADVCMSRLFREHKKLGARDRSAVAENVFGVLRALPKLKWIAGEEAGARLWLLAFHAAVEKRTMKELATFYREDQLELAKKWKAVNLAEAPLAVRAGFTQWIVDALHAEGRSNDEILAIGHGLGQSAPLDIRANLLKTKRDTLLEQLRAEHFVAEPTPYSPWGIRLGAKPALSRHPGFLGGLYEVQDEGSQLLALISGVRRGQMVTDFCAGAGGKTLALGALMQSTGRLYAFDVSEKRLANLKPRVARSGLSNVQAQLISSEHDQKIKRLAGKMDVVLVDAPCSGLGTLRRNPDLKYRQTLVGVGELNNKQASILASAARLVKVGGRLVYATCSILESENSVIVDTFLATHPEFERMDVRTLLSKERVELELAGPDLVLNPQQHGTDGFYAAVLQRKPLQAQVLESEATEELEESAAANDADEESGEAVAVEEVVASAP; encoded by the coding sequence ATGCTTCTCACAACGATCCAGTTCAACGCAGTGCTCGACGCCCTTGAGCAGATTCTGCCCTTCACCGCTCCGGCTGACGTTTGTATGTCGCGCCTGTTCCGCGAACATAAAAAGCTGGGCGCGCGTGACCGTAGCGCGGTGGCAGAAAACGTCTTTGGCGTATTGCGAGCGCTGCCCAAACTCAAGTGGATTGCTGGCGAAGAAGCCGGTGCGCGCCTGTGGCTGCTGGCTTTTCATGCCGCCGTAGAAAAACGCACCATGAAAGAACTGGCCACCTTCTATCGCGAAGACCAACTGGAACTGGCGAAGAAGTGGAAAGCCGTGAATCTGGCGGAAGCGCCGCTCGCCGTGCGCGCCGGGTTTACGCAATGGATTGTCGACGCCTTGCACGCAGAAGGTCGCAGCAATGACGAAATCCTCGCCATTGGTCACGGTCTGGGCCAAAGCGCGCCACTGGATATCCGCGCCAACTTGCTAAAAACCAAGCGCGACACGCTGCTGGAACAATTGCGCGCGGAACATTTTGTGGCCGAGCCAACGCCTTACTCGCCTTGGGGTATCCGCTTGGGTGCCAAACCCGCCTTGTCGCGCCATCCAGGTTTCCTTGGCGGTCTGTATGAGGTGCAAGACGAAGGCAGCCAGTTGCTGGCGTTGATCTCTGGCGTACGCCGTGGCCAGATGGTGACCGACTTCTGCGCTGGCGCCGGTGGTAAAACCTTGGCACTGGGCGCGCTGATGCAATCGACCGGGCGTTTGTATGCGTTTGACGTGTCGGAAAAGCGTCTGGCCAATCTGAAGCCGCGGGTGGCACGTTCTGGTTTGTCCAACGTGCAAGCGCAACTGATTTCATCCGAACACGATCAAAAGATCAAACGTCTCGCAGGCAAGATGGATGTGGTTCTGGTCGATGCGCCATGCTCTGGCTTGGGTACGCTGCGCCGTAATCCGGATCTGAAATACCGTCAGACACTGGTAGGCGTGGGTGAACTGAACAACAAGCAGGCATCGATTCTGGCTTCGGCGGCACGACTGGTAAAGGTGGGCGGGCGTCTGGTCTATGCCACCTGCAGTATCCTGGAGTCGGAAAACAGCGTCATTGTCGATACCTTCCTCGCCACTCATCCCGAATTTGAGCGCATGGACGTTCGTACGCTGCTGAGCAAAGAACGCGTCGAGCTTGAACTGGCCGGCCCGGACCTGGTTCTGAATCCGCAACAGCACGGCACTGATGGCTTTTACGCCGCCGTATTGCAACGCAAACCGCTGCAGGCTCAAGTTCTGGAAAGCGAAGCCACAGAAGAACTGGAAGAGTCCGCCGCTGCTAACGATGCTGACGAAGAAAGCGGCGAAGCCGTTGCGGTCGAAGAAGTTGTGGCTAGCGCGCCCTGA
- a CDS encoding ClpXP protease specificity-enhancing factor, producing the protein MSSVSTKPYLIRAIHEWCSDHGFTPYLVVAVRNEMQVPMEYVKNGEIVLNIGYNATRGLNLGNDYVSFSARFNGVSRDIMIPVGTVVSIFSRENGEGMGFEYEAPPEEVAGSSAESGPVLASKDLHDAVQQDNNDDDDHPEPPRPSAGRSHLRVVK; encoded by the coding sequence ATGTCATCAGTCTCGACCAAACCCTATCTGATTCGTGCCATTCACGAATGGTGTTCCGACCACGGCTTTACGCCTTATCTGGTTGTTGCGGTCCGCAACGAGATGCAGGTGCCGATGGAATACGTCAAGAACGGGGAAATTGTTCTTAACATCGGTTACAACGCCACTCGTGGTTTGAATCTGGGCAATGACTACGTATCGTTCTCGGCCAGGTTCAATGGCGTGTCGCGCGACATCATGATCCCGGTAGGCACTGTGGTCTCGATCTTCTCGCGTGAGAACGGTGAGGGGATGGGCTTTGAATATGAAGCGCCGCCGGAAGAAGTAGCAGGCTCTTCTGCCGAGTCGGGCCCGGTGCTGGCCAGCAAAGATCTCCACGATGCTGTGCAGCAGGACAACAACGACGATGATGATCATCCCGAGCCGCCGCGTCCATCGGCAGGGCGTTCGCATTTGCGGGTTGTGAAATAA
- a CDS encoding glutathione S-transferase N-terminal domain-containing protein, whose amino-acid sequence MMKLYSGTSCPFSHRCRIVLFEKGMDFEIIDVDVHSKPEDLAVMNPYNEVPVLVERDLTLYESNIINEYIDERFPHPQLMPVDPVMRARARLMLFNFERELFIHVKTLEDGAATKKAQDAARVTIRDNLTQIAPLFAKQKFMLGEEFSMLDVAIAPLLWRFEHYGIEVTKPLASILKYGERLFSRQAFIDSLTANEKAMRK is encoded by the coding sequence ATGATGAAGCTGTATTCCGGCACTTCTTGCCCGTTCAGCCACCGCTGTCGCATCGTTTTGTTTGAAAAAGGCATGGACTTCGAAATCATCGATGTCGACGTGCATAGCAAGCCAGAAGACCTCGCCGTCATGAACCCGTACAACGAAGTGCCGGTTCTGGTTGAGCGTGATCTCACCTTGTACGAATCCAACATCATCAATGAATACATTGATGAGCGCTTCCCGCACCCGCAACTGATGCCGGTTGATCCGGTCATGCGTGCCCGTGCCCGCCTGATGTTGTTCAATTTCGAGCGCGAACTGTTCATCCACGTGAAAACACTGGAAGACGGCGCCGCCACCAAGAAAGCGCAAGATGCTGCCCGCGTGACCATTCGCGACAATCTGACCCAGATTGCTCCGCTGTTTGCCAAGCAGAAGTTCATGCTGGGTGAAGAGTTCTCGATGCTGGACGTGGCCATTGCACCGCTGCTGTGGCGCTTTGAGCACTATGGCATTGAAGTGACCAAGCCACTGGCCTCGATTCTGAAGTATGGTGAGCGTCTGTTCAGCCGCCAGGCCTTTATCGATTCGTTGACCGCCAACGAAAAAGCCATGCGCAAGTAA
- a CDS encoding cytochrome c1 has protein sequence MKLNLRVWLAAAVLCLPLASFAEEGGPALDKAPINLQDTESLQRGAQTFTNYCLSCHGAALVRYNRLTDLGLTEDQIKKNLMFTTDKVGNPMRVAMTNADAKNWLGAAPPDLSVEARARGADWLYTYLRSFYRDDSRPTGWNNAVFDKVGMPHVLWELQGTQEPVYKTEKVNGKDAQVLEGVKLVKTGLLTRFDGDKVDSTEYDKRVGDLVNFMVYISEPAQIHREQIGYAVLLFLIFILFPLTYALKKDYWKDVQH, from the coding sequence ATGAAACTGAATTTACGTGTTTGGCTTGCCGCTGCAGTGCTGTGCCTGCCGCTGGCTTCGTTTGCTGAAGAAGGTGGTCCGGCGCTGGATAAGGCACCGATCAACCTGCAAGATACCGAGTCGCTGCAACGCGGCGCGCAAACCTTCACCAACTATTGCTTGTCCTGTCACGGTGCAGCGCTGGTGCGCTACAACCGCCTGACTGACCTTGGCTTGACTGAAGATCAGATCAAAAAGAATCTGATGTTCACCACCGACAAGGTTGGTAACCCGATGCGTGTGGCGATGACCAACGCCGATGCCAAGAACTGGCTGGGTGCTGCTCCGCCAGATCTGTCGGTAGAAGCTCGTGCTCGCGGTGCTGACTGGCTGTATACCTACCTGCGTTCGTTCTACCGTGATGATTCCCGCCCGACCGGCTGGAACAACGCAGTGTTCGACAAGGTTGGCATGCCGCACGTGCTGTGGGAGCTGCAAGGCACCCAGGAGCCGGTGTACAAGACCGAGAAGGTTAACGGCAAAGACGCCCAAGTGCTGGAAGGCGTGAAGCTGGTCAAAACCGGTCTGCTGACTCGTTTTGATGGCGACAAGGTTGATTCCACCGAGTACGACAAGCGCGTGGGCGATCTGGTCAACTTCATGGTTTACATCAGTGAGCCAGCCCAGATTCATCGCGAGCAAATCGGCTATGCCGTATTGCTGTTCCTGATCTTTATCCTCTTCCCGCTGACTTATGCGCTGAAGAAGGATTACTGGAAAGACGTGCAACACTAA
- a CDS encoding cytochrome b, protein MSKAQEILNWVDDRFPLTSTWKSQMSEYYAPKNFNFWYFFGSLALLVLVIQIVTGIFLTMNYKPDGSLIPGTNISVAFNSVEYIMRDVAGGWIIRYMHSTGASMFFVVVYLHMFRGLIYGSFQKPRELVWVFGSLVFLVLMAEAFLGYLLPWGQMSFWGAQVIVNLFSSIPLIGPDLSTFIRGDFVVSDVTLNRFFALHVIAVPLVLLALVVAHLIALHEVGSNNPDGVDIKKNKDPKTGIPLDSVPMHPHYTIKDILGVVVFLIVFSTIVFFKPNMFGYFLEDNNFIPADPLKTPPHIAPVWYFTPFYAILRAVPSFLGSQVWGVLAMGAAVVVIALLPWLDRAPVKSVRYRGPVFKTALVLFLVAFIGLGILGTLPPTDVRTLVSRILSVIYFGFFAGMPFYTKLDSYKPVPSRTTDATFERKVRFFVYVAITLVLTALFAKVI, encoded by the coding sequence ATGAGCAAAGCACAAGAAATCCTCAACTGGGTTGATGACCGGTTTCCGCTGACTTCCACATGGAAGTCGCAGATGTCCGAGTATTACGCGCCCAAGAACTTCAACTTCTGGTACTTCTTTGGTTCATTGGCACTGTTGGTGCTGGTAATCCAGATTGTTACCGGTATCTTTTTGACCATGAACTACAAGCCGGATGGCTCGCTCATTCCGGGCACCAACATCTCGGTGGCGTTCAATTCGGTCGAATACATCATGCGTGACGTGGCGGGGGGATGGATCATCCGCTACATGCACTCCACCGGCGCCTCGATGTTCTTTGTCGTGGTTTATCTGCACATGTTCCGTGGCTTGATCTACGGTTCGTTCCAGAAGCCACGTGAACTGGTTTGGGTGTTCGGTTCGCTGGTGTTCCTGGTGCTGATGGCCGAAGCGTTCCTGGGCTACCTGCTGCCATGGGGTCAGATGTCGTTCTGGGGTGCGCAGGTTATTGTTAACTTGTTCTCTTCGATTCCGCTGATCGGACCAGACCTGTCGACCTTTATCCGTGGTGACTTCGTGGTGTCCGACGTGACACTGAACCGCTTCTTTGCGCTGCATGTGATTGCTGTGCCGCTGGTGCTGCTGGCGCTAGTGGTGGCTCACTTGATCGCGCTGCACGAAGTCGGTTCGAACAACCCGGATGGCGTGGATATCAAGAAGAATAAAGACCCGAAGACTGGCATTCCGCTGGACAGCGTGCCGATGCATCCTCACTACACCATCAAGGATATCCTGGGTGTGGTGGTCTTCCTGATCGTGTTCTCGACCATCGTGTTCTTCAAGCCGAACATGTTTGGTTACTTCCTTGAAGACAACAACTTCATCCCGGCTGATCCGCTGAAGACTCCTCCGCACATTGCGCCGGTTTGGTACTTCACTCCGTTCTACGCCATTTTGCGTGCGGTGCCGTCGTTCCTTGGTTCGCAAGTCTGGGGCGTGCTGGCGATGGGCGCTGCGGTTGTCGTGATTGCGCTGTTGCCATGGCTGGATCGTGCACCGGTCAAGTCCGTGCGTTATCGCGGCCCGGTATTCAAGACTGCGCTGGTGCTGTTCCTGGTGGCGTTTATCGGTCTGGGCATTCTGGGTACGTTGCCGCCAACAGACGTGCGTACGCTGGTCTCGCGGATTCTGTCGGTGATCTACTTTGGCTTCTTTGCCGGTATGCCGTTCTATACCAAGCTCGATAGCTACAAGCCGGTACCAAGCCGCACGACCGATGCGACGTTTGAGCGCAAGGTTCGCTTCTTTGTCTATGTCGCGATTACCTTGGTGCTCACGGCTCTCTTTGCCAAAGTGATTTAA
- the petA gene encoding ubiquinol-cytochrome c reductase iron-sulfur subunit, translating into MSDQHVDNSKRRFLLLATSGAGAVAVAGIATPFIASFLPSERAKAAGAPVEVDISKLEMGQKINVEYRGKPVWVVKRTKEMLDNLPKLDGKLNDPKSDASDQPDFAHNEWRSLKPEIWVATGVCTHLGCSPTFRPELAPADLGPDWLGGYYCPCHGSKYDLAGRVYSGVPAPLNLPIPPYKFLTDTTLRIGDDK; encoded by the coding sequence ATGAGTGACCAGCACGTTGATAACAGCAAACGTCGGTTTCTGCTTCTCGCCACCAGTGGCGCAGGTGCGGTAGCTGTAGCGGGAATCGCGACGCCGTTTATCGCAAGCTTCCTGCCGTCAGAGCGCGCGAAAGCCGCTGGCGCGCCGGTAGAAGTGGACATCAGCAAGCTTGAGATGGGCCAGAAGATTAACGTCGAATATCGCGGCAAGCCGGTGTGGGTGGTTAAACGCACCAAGGAAATGCTCGACAATCTGCCCAAGCTTGATGGCAAACTCAACGATCCCAAGTCTGACGCCAGCGATCAGCCGGATTTCGCGCACAACGAATGGCGTTCGCTCAAGCCGGAAATCTGGGTTGCCACCGGTGTCTGTACGCACTTGGGCTGTTCGCCAACCTTCCGCCCGGAGCTGGCTCCGGCGGATCTGGGTCCGGACTGGCTCGGCGGCTACTACTGCCCCTGTCATGGCTCGAAATACGACCTCGCAGGTCGCGTGTACTCCGGTGTTCCGGCGCCACTGAACCTGCCTATTCCGCCCTACAAGTTCCTGACCGATACCACGCTGCGTATCGGCGACGACAAGTAA
- a CDS encoding Nif3-like dinuclear metal center hexameric protein yields MPVNRQVLEKYIGQYLSVSRFRDYCPNGLQVEGRESIARVATAVTASLAAIEMAIETGADALLVHHGFFWKGEAQPVVRTKKARIAALLGADLNLFAYHLPLDAHPEVGNNATLGKLMGATADQFFGDQELGCVGTLSSPATVAQLTARLMSATGREPLVLGPADRTVSRIGWCTGGAQGFFHEAATLDIDCFVSGESAEFVTHLAAESGVTYLAAGHHATERGGVRALGDHLAAHFGLDVIHLEVPNPV; encoded by the coding sequence ATGCCGGTAAACAGACAGGTACTGGAAAAGTATATCGGACAATATTTGTCCGTATCGCGCTTTCGCGACTATTGCCCAAACGGCCTGCAGGTTGAGGGCCGTGAAAGTATCGCCCGGGTGGCGACAGCGGTCACCGCCAGCCTGGCTGCAATCGAAATGGCGATAGAAACGGGGGCCGATGCTTTGCTGGTGCATCATGGTTTTTTCTGGAAAGGCGAAGCCCAGCCAGTGGTGCGGACCAAGAAAGCCAGAATTGCCGCATTGCTTGGGGCAGATCTTAACCTCTTTGCTTACCATCTGCCGCTAGACGCCCACCCGGAAGTCGGCAATAACGCGACGCTGGGTAAATTAATGGGTGCGACGGCTGACCAATTTTTTGGCGATCAGGAACTTGGTTGCGTTGGCACACTCAGTAGCCCAGCTACGGTGGCACAACTGACCGCCCGGTTAATGTCCGCAACCGGACGCGAACCTTTGGTGCTGGGCCCGGCCGATCGCACAGTCAGCCGCATCGGCTGGTGTACCGGTGGCGCCCAAGGGTTTTTCCATGAAGCGGCCACACTGGATATCGATTGTTTTGTTTCCGGCGAAAGCGCTGAATTCGTGACACATCTGGCGGCCGAATCCGGTGTGACCTATCTGGCGGCTGGTCATCATGCTACCGAGAGAGGCGGTGTACGGGCGCTGGGCGATCATCTTGCGGCTCACTTCGGCCTTGACGTTATCCACCTGGAAGTTCCCAACCCGGTATGA
- a CDS encoding Do family serine endopeptidase: MKKLWLIFAQTTTAGLAIWFLATLLYPEWVPNKAIREVVTLRESTHASGPASAVASAPVNRAPLSYSAGAHRAMPAVVNIYTSKEVRSPRHPMLNDPAFRRFFGNDDAQRTSSLGSGVIVSDKGYIITNNHVVESADEIEVALADGRTAEAKVVGSDPDTDLAVIKVDEGTLPPIAFADGDKLQVGDVVLAIGNPFGVGQTVTMGIVSALGRSQLGINTFENFIQTDAPINPGNSGGALVDTEGNLVGINAAIYSQSGGSLGIGFAIPASTVKQVMEAIIKDGKVTRGWLGVEAQDVTPELAASFKLKQAHGALIAGVVRGSPADKSGIKPGDILLSVAGKNIDDSSAMLNQVAALKPDEIAAMHLFRNGQDITLNVKIGRRPKIAQR, translated from the coding sequence ATGAAAAAACTTTGGTTGATTTTCGCACAAACCACTACCGCCGGGCTTGCGATCTGGTTCCTTGCAACCTTGCTCTATCCGGAGTGGGTACCGAACAAGGCGATCCGCGAAGTGGTCACGCTGCGCGAGAGCACGCATGCTTCCGGCCCGGCCAGCGCGGTTGCTTCCGCGCCCGTCAACCGTGCACCGCTTAGCTATAGCGCCGGTGCGCACCGGGCAATGCCAGCGGTGGTGAATATCTATACGTCCAAAGAAGTACGCTCACCGCGCCATCCGATGCTCAACGATCCGGCATTCCGCCGCTTCTTCGGCAACGACGATGCGCAGCGCACTTCCAGTCTGGGCTCCGGGGTGATCGTGTCCGACAAGGGCTACATCATCACCAACAATCACGTGGTGGAATCGGCCGACGAGATTGAAGTCGCACTGGCCGACGGTCGCACGGCCGAAGCTAAAGTGGTGGGCTCTGACCCCGATACCGACCTGGCTGTGATCAAGGTCGATGAAGGCACCTTGCCGCCAATTGCCTTTGCCGATGGCGACAAGTTGCAAGTGGGCGACGTGGTATTGGCAATCGGCAACCCTTTTGGTGTGGGCCAGACCGTCACCATGGGCATTGTTTCCGCGCTGGGCCGCTCACAACTGGGCATCAATACCTTCGAGAACTTCATCCAGACCGACGCCCCGATCAACCCGGGTAATTCCGGCGGCGCGCTGGTGGATACTGAAGGCAATCTGGTTGGCATCAATGCCGCTATCTATTCACAGTCTGGCGGTTCGCTCGGCATCGGCTTTGCCATCCCGGCTTCCACCGTCAAGCAGGTCATGGAAGCCATTATCAAAGACGGCAAGGTGACTCGCGGCTGGCTGGGCGTAGAAGCGCAGGATGTCACGCCGGAACTGGCGGCGTCGTTCAAGCTGAAACAAGCCCACGGCGCGCTGATTGCCGGTGTGGTGCGCGGTAGCCCGGCGGATAAATCCGGCATCAAGCCGGGCGACATCCTGTTGTCGGTCGCGGGCAAAAATATCGACGACTCATCGGCCATGCTCAATCAGGTGGCGGCACTCAAGCCTGATGAAATCGCCGCCATGCATTTGTTCCGCAACGGCCAGGACATCACCTTGAATGTGAAAATCGGACGTCGTCCGAAAATTGCCCAACGCTAA
- a CDS encoding monovalent cation:proton antiporter-2 (CPA2) family protein encodes MLAAAVLTVVACRSLKLPAMLGYLVVGMLIGPHALGFIDSSTGAEHLAEFGVVFLMFTLGLEFNLARLMAMRRVVFGLGASQVVATALLVCAVTLIGGGDWKTGLALGGALAMSSTAMVSKLLAERNELNAPHGQNAIGVLLFQDLAVVPLLIMIPALSRPAGEMFYALGFAALKIVVVLFLLLYLGQKLMRPWFNLVARQHSSELFMINLLFITLGIAWLTDLAGLSMALGAFLAGMLIAETQYRYQVEDDIRPFRDLLLGLFFVTVGMNLDFGTLLRQWWLVLVVLALMGPGKMLLIAGLARLFGSSPGPSWRTGFTLGQGGEFAFVLLALAASSGLISSELHQATIAGVVLSMLATPFIVQHSDKLVLRLASSEWMNMAANLHQIAVRSMGAQGHVVLCGYGRSGQSLARLLSQENIPFFALDLDPEVVREAGAAGESVVYGDAAKREVLLAAGLMRARALVVTYADTHSALQILELAKQLRPDLPVIVRTYDDSDIDKLKAAGAAEVVAEILEGSLMLASHTLMLLGTPLNRVLKRIREVREARYQMFRGFFRSATDDVEGSDRSQPRLHSVHLIKGSAAIGRHLGELGLEAMHIDVKALRRTNMPPVLPEADFELLEGDVLVLLGEPENLSAAEMLLLSGG; translated from the coding sequence TTGCTCGCCGCAGCCGTGCTGACCGTGGTGGCCTGCCGCAGCCTGAAACTCCCGGCCATGCTGGGTTATCTGGTTGTGGGCATGCTTATTGGCCCGCATGCCTTGGGCTTTATTGACAGCTCCACCGGCGCCGAACACCTGGCCGAATTCGGTGTGGTATTCCTGATGTTTACCCTTGGTCTGGAATTCAATCTGGCCCGTCTGATGGCGATGCGGCGGGTGGTATTCGGGCTGGGTGCCAGTCAGGTAGTGGCTACGGCGCTGCTGGTTTGCGCGGTGACGTTGATAGGCGGCGGCGACTGGAAGACCGGCTTGGCACTGGGTGGCGCATTGGCGATGTCGTCCACTGCGATGGTCTCCAAGCTGCTGGCTGAGCGCAATGAACTGAACGCGCCACATGGCCAGAACGCCATTGGCGTGCTGTTGTTTCAGGATCTGGCGGTGGTGCCTCTGCTGATCATGATCCCGGCCCTGAGTCGCCCGGCCGGAGAGATGTTCTACGCGCTGGGTTTCGCCGCGCTGAAGATTGTGGTGGTGTTGTTTTTGTTGTTGTACTTGGGACAGAAGTTGATGCGCCCTTGGTTCAACCTGGTGGCGCGGCAGCATTCCAGTGAACTGTTCATGATCAACCTGTTGTTCATCACGCTGGGTATTGCCTGGCTGACCGATCTGGCCGGTTTGTCGATGGCGCTGGGCGCTTTTCTGGCCGGGATGTTGATTGCCGAAACGCAATATCGCTATCAGGTGGAAGACGATATCCGGCCGTTCCGTGATTTGCTGTTGGGGCTGTTTTTTGTCACGGTCGGCATGAATCTGGATTTCGGCACCTTGCTGCGGCAGTGGTGGCTGGTGTTAGTGGTGCTGGCGTTGATGGGGCCGGGCAAGATGCTGTTGATTGCCGGGTTGGCGCGCTTGTTTGGCTCGTCGCCAGGGCCAAGTTGGCGGACCGGTTTTACCTTGGGGCAGGGCGGCGAATTTGCCTTCGTGTTGCTGGCGTTGGCGGCCAGTTCGGGGCTGATCTCCAGCGAACTGCATCAAGCAACCATTGCTGGCGTGGTGTTATCGATGCTGGCTACGCCGTTTATTGTTCAGCACAGCGACAAGCTCGTGCTGCGCCTGGCCAGTTCCGAGTGGATGAATATGGCGGCCAACCTGCATCAGATTGCGGTGCGGTCGATGGGCGCGCAGGGGCATGTGGTGTTGTGTGGCTATGGGCGCAGCGGGCAATCACTGGCGCGGTTGTTGTCGCAAGAAAACATCCCGTTCTTTGCGCTTGATCTGGACCCGGAAGTGGTGCGTGAAGCTGGCGCAGCGGGTGAATCGGTGGTGTATGGTGATGCCGCCAAGCGCGAGGTCTTGCTGGCCGCCGGGCTGATGCGCGCGCGCGCCTTGGTGGTGACCTATGCCGATACCCATTCCGCGTTACAGATTCTGGAACTGGCCAAGCAATTGCGGCCGGATTTGCCGGTGATCGTGCGCACCTACGACGATTCGGATATAGACAAACTCAAAGCCGCCGGTGCCGCCGAGGTGGTGGCCGAAATCCTGGAAGGCAGCCTGATGCTGGCATCGCACACGCTGATGCTGCTAGGCACGCCGCTCAATCGGGTGCTCAAGCGCATTCGGGAAGTCCGGGAAGCGCGCTATCAGATGTTCCGTGGCTTCTTTCGCAGCGCGACCGATGACGTGGAGGGAAGCGACCGCTCCCAGCCGCGCCTGCACAGTGTGCACTTGATCAAAGGTTCGGCGGCAATCGGGCGCCATCTGGGTGAGTTGGGGTTGGAAGCGATGCATATCGATGTGAAAGCCCTGCGCCGAACCAATATGCCGCCAGTCTTGCCTGAGGCCGATTTCGAATTGCTGGAGGGCGACGTGCTGGTGCTGCTGGGCGAGCCGGAAAATCTCTCGGCAGCGGAAATGCTGTTGTTGAGCGGCGGTTAG